Proteins from a genomic interval of Candidatus Omnitrophota bacterium:
- a CDS encoding heparan N-sulfatase — protein sequence IRKDPGCLVNLAANNEYEKIKNDLKNALESVLKEQGDPRQMRNGEIFDSYPRFGAMRPELGGFAEPGKYNPAFQK from the coding sequence ATATCCGCAAAGATCCCGGTTGTCTTGTCAATTTAGCGGCGAATAACGAATATGAAAAAATCAAAAACGATTTGAAAAACGCATTGGAAAGCGTATTGAAGGAACAGGGAGACCCACGGCAGATGAGAAATGGAGAGATATTCGACAGCTACCCGCGATTCGGGGCCATGAGGCCCGAGCTGGGAGGATTCGCCGAGCCAGGAAAATACAATCCGGCGTTCCAAAAATAA
- a CDS encoding DUF2283 domain-containing protein, which yields MKISYDLEVDALYIQFRPIEPGQAKNRDLEKNIAADFGPDGLLSGIEVLEASRLIDPLNENFIVELAPIARKIA from the coding sequence ATGAAAATCTCCTACGATCTCGAAGTCGACGCCCTCTATATTCAATTCCGCCCCATTGAGCCCGGCCAGGCGAAAAACCGCGATCTGGAAAAAAACATCGCGGCGGATTTCGGTCCAGATGGTCTTCTCTCCGGAATCGAAGTGCTGGAAGCGTCCCGCTTGATCGATCCGCTAAACGAGAACTTCATTGTCGAACTAGCCCCCATCGCCCGAAAAATAGCCTGA
- a CDS encoding NPCBM/NEW2 domain-containing protein, which yields MVETKNPYEMYFQNKGIIAAAVIILLIVIWSMIPARDIYISDIDELNVLSFEWKEPIRDKTVDGNSLLIDEKWYPKGMGVHANSEISLKVPRGYTHFIADAGVDDEISQDKPASVQFMVLGDGAVLFETPVIKAGMPPRRIYANIEGVEVLTLKAMDGGDGSNSDHGDWGNARFVKR from the coding sequence GCGGCGGCAGTTATAATTTTGTTGATCGTGATTTGGAGTATGATTCCCGCCAGAGATATCTATATCAGCGATATCGATGAATTAAACGTTCTATCCTTCGAGTGGAAAGAGCCGATACGGGATAAAACCGTGGATGGCAACAGCTTATTGATCGATGAGAAATGGTATCCCAAAGGAATGGGAGTCCATGCCAACTCGGAGATATCGCTGAAAGTTCCGAGAGGGTATACCCATTTCATCGCCGATGCGGGGGTCGATGACGAGATATCGCAGGACAAACCCGCCTCGGTGCAATTCATGGTTCTGGGGGATGGCGCGGTTCTCTTCGAAACGCCGGTTATCAAAGCGGGAATGCCGCCGCGTCGAATCTACGCGAATATCGAAGGCGTTGAAGTATTGACGTTAAAGGCAATGGACGGCGGCGACGGCAGCAATTCCGACCATGGGGATTGGGGGAATGCGCGCTTCGTGAAGCGGTAA